The following proteins are co-located in the Poecile atricapillus isolate bPoeAtr1 chromosome 2, bPoeAtr1.hap1, whole genome shotgun sequence genome:
- the PTF1A gene encoding pancreas transcription factor 1 subunit alpha yields the protein METVLLEHFPGGLDSFSSPPYFDEEDFFSEPPPRDVLAADGLLEPDVDFLSRQLQEYYRDGGDPEGGYRCPAPAAAFPPSPASPGFAYECCGAAGAALLSPGGRLQALGSAKRRRRVRSEAELQQLRQAANVRERRRMQSINDAFEGLRSHIPTLPYEKRLSKVDTLRLAIGYINFLSELVQSDLPLRSSSSESPSQPKKIIICHRGTRSPSPSDPDYGLPPLAGHSLSWTDEKQLKEQNIIRTAKVWTPEDPRKVNNKPSVNDIENEPPFDYVA from the exons ATGGAGACTGTGTTGCTGGAGCACTTCCCCGGGGGGCTGGACTCCTTCTCCTCGCCCCCCTACTTTGACGAGGAGGACTTTTTCTCCGAGCCGCCCCCGCGGGACGTGCTGGCCGCGGACGGGCTGCTGGAGCCGGACGTGGATTTCCTCAGCCGGCAGCTGCAGGAGTACTACCGCGACGGCGGCGACCCCGAGGGCGGCTACCGCTGCCCGGCGCCGGCCGCCGCCTTCCCGCCGTCTCCCGCCTCGCCCGGCTTCGCCTACGAATGCTgcggggcggcgggcgcggcgctgCTGTCCCCCGGGGGGCGGCTTCAGGCGCTGGGCTCGGCCaagcggcggcggcgggtgCGCTCCGAGgcggagctgcagcagctccggcAGGCCGCCAACgtgcgggagcggcggcggatGCAGTCCATCAACGACGCCTTCGAGGGGCTGCGCTCGCACATCCCCACTCTGCCCTACGAGAAGCGCCTCTCCAAGGTGGACACGCTGCGCCTGGCCATCGGCTACATCAACTTCCTCAGCGAACTGGTGCAGTCCGACCTGCCGCTGCGCAGCTCCAGCAGCGAGagccccagccagcccaagAAAATCATCATCTGCCACCGCGGCACAA gaTCTCCCTCCCCGAGCGACCCCGACTACGGACTCCCCCCTCTGGCCGGTCACTCGCTGTCGTGGACTGATGAAAAGCAGCTCAAGGAACAAAACATCATCCGGACAGCCAAAGTGTGGACCCCCGAGGACCCGCGGAAGGTGAACAACAAACCCTCCGTCAACGACATAGAGAACGAGCCCCCCTTCGACTACGTGGCGTGA
- the LOC131575274 gene encoding cuticle collagen 2C-like, translating to MLPPVPARTGRGRGAAPPGRARSRCRRPAGRAAPAVAGPPPPPCPALPCPPLCGGRPGRAAALRGGAGAAGAAGRHARGLITTSPGACRRPPPPANQGAPGGPGRPPGDTARGRGRRPAPGRGERHGPDGAPAARPGTARHPSAPPGTVRHRPAQSGTARHCPAPPGTAPHRPAPPQPLAPTGPARRARGPGWPRHLFPRTATETRLLAFT from the coding sequence ATGCTGCCCCCGGTCCCGGCGCGGACGGGACGGGGCAGGGGGGCAGCCCCGCCGGGACGCGCCCGCAGCCGCTGTCGCCGGCCCGCTGGCCGAGCCGCCCCGGCGGTGGCGGGGCCGCCTCCcccgccctgccctgccctgccctgcccgccgCTGTGTGGCGGGAggccgggccgcgccgccgcTCTCCGGGGAGGGGCCGGAGCCGCTGGCGCCGCGGGCCGGCACGCGAGGGGTCTTATAACGACATCCCCGGGCGCGTGccgccggccgccgccgccagcCAATCAGGGCGcgccgggggggccgggccgCCCGCCGGGGGACACCGCGcgcggccgggggcggcgcCCCGCAccggggcggggggagcggcACGGACCCGACGGAGCCCCCGCGGCACggcccggcacagcccggcacCCCTCGGCACCGCCCGGCACAGTCCGGCACCGCCCGGCACAGTCCGGCACCGCCCGGCACTGCCCCGCACCGCCCGGCACTGCCCCGCACCGCCCGGCACCGCCGCAGCCGCTCGCACCGACGGGGCCCGCACGTCGGGCGAGGGGCCCCGGATGGCCTCGGCACCTCTTCCCGCGAACCGCTACCGAAACGCGCCTCTTGGCTTTCACATAA